A single region of the Podospora pseudopauciseta strain CBS 411.78 chromosome 1, whole genome shotgun sequence genome encodes:
- a CDS encoding hypothetical protein (COG:I; EggNog:ENOG503Q5KU) gives MVDVADKDGRIPLHIAVMKASRTGQQKSTWEAIIQKLVSTLTPRQTAGANPKDHRGFTPWDYAERAMGQHRMWLKKLKIHDLRTGATAAQHERLEALVAPPQDSDQYVACRKAEATLVQFYIQDSTGDKTEKFEMQHPDVYKVLYNPQYQAHIIFDRNRIRSLTSTCRWIHLPATNEKWAQVNTFTFCFFVDRARTDRIGSGSFHQPENH, from the exons ATGGTCGACGTCGCGGATAAAGATGGCCGTATCCCACTGCACATTGCAGTCATGAAAGCCTCTCGTACTGGCCAGCAAAAGTCAACATGGGAAGCGATTATCCAAAAGCTTGTCAGTACTTTGACACCCAGGCAAACAGCTGGCGCAAATCCTAAGGACCACCGAGGTTTCACACCGTGGGACTATGCAGAGAGGGCGATGGGACAGCACAGAATGTGGctgaagaagctgaagaTTCATGACCTACGAACCggagcaacagcagcacaacATGAGAGGCTTGAGGCATTGGTAGCTCCTCCGCAAGACTCAGACCAATATGTAGCTTGCCGTAAAGCAGAAGCCACACTGGTTCAATTCTACATCCAGGATTCCACTGGCGACAAAACCGAAAAGTTCGAAATGCAGCATCCGGATGTCTACAAAGTCCTCTACAACCCACAGTACCAGGCCCACATCATTTTTGATCGAAACAGAATACGGTCTCTCACATCAACTTGCCGGTGGATTCATCTACCGGCAACGAAT GAGAAATGGGCCCAGGTGAATACCTTcactttttgtttttttgttgataGGGCTAGGACTGACCGTATTGGTTCAGGATCTTTTCACCAGCCTGAAAATCATTGA
- a CDS encoding hypothetical protein (COG:M; EggNog:ENOG503NX9N): protein MLTVRSQALEGNPNQGSSRIERRAIALFIPILGFGTHSSQKNLAALMKGEYPSMNQQESRFRREKSRTFTRMRQEPTETFIERPGEPLMTLLLRGYLRPRRNDTSLHCRRTLAQFTYRTLESTQERDDNQVMLKWSRKHRHDINSSKYPLLMVDQLWLWILDDKDNTVVTCCPDSDSDHPTTNDSLLYHMRARLKSKNSRPLIQSGLELANLIIKCSVTFLRRQGPLHASLQETFETSINEISNELSQQFKSFQELVKRLDAKKKITQREKLKLTDKLFELTKETALVSNIMDIQNELKTIRSVFLAQQEAIRQFRELAPMFSSCSTSAETNQPKKKKAMRKPLRENQVKDNVKLIKSNIEAVDELARDAENIHRELNNLLDLKQKLANVWEARFARIGTEQARRQGNVRRILIQFKLYYQ from the exons ATGCTGACAGTCAGATCACAGGCGCTTGAAGGGAACCCAAACCAAGGCAGTTCCCGCATAGAAAGACGAGCCATAGCTTTATTC ATTCCGATACTCGGCTTTGGGACGCACAGTTCTCAGAAAAACCTGGCCGCATTAATGAAAGGAGAGTACCCTTCAATGAATCAACAAGAATCACGTTTCAGACGAGAGAAGTCTAGGACATTCACTAGAATGCGCCAAGAGCCAACCGAAACCTTCATTGAGCGACCGGGAGAACCACTTATGACTCTGCTTCTCCGAGGGTATTTGAGGCCCAGAAGGAACGACACCTCACTTCACTGCCGACGTACTCTTGCTCAGTTCACTTATCGTACCCTTGAGAGTACTCAGGAAAGGGATGACAATCAGGTTATGCTGAAGTGGAGTAGGAAACACCGCCACGATATAAACTCCTCCAAATATCCTCTACTTATGGTAGACCAACTCTGGCTATGGATTCTGGACGACAAAGATAACACAGTTGTCACATGCTGTCCTGATTCCGACTCCGATCATCCGACAACGAACGATAGCCTTTTGTATCACATGCGAGCGAGGCTCAAGTCGAAAAACAGCCGTCCCCTCATTCAATCTGGGCTGGAATTGGCAAATTTGATCATCAAGTGCAGCGTCACGTTTCTGCGCCGGCAGGGACCCCTGCATGCCTCACTTCAGGAAACATTTGAGACCAGTATAAACGAGATT TCCAATGAGCTATCACAGCAGTTCAAAAGCTTCCAGGAGCTTGTCAAAAGGCTTgacgccaagaagaagataaCCCAGCGAGAGAAACTCAAACTTACCGACAAACTCTTTGAGCTTACCAAGGAAACTGCCCTTGTGTCTAACATCATGGATATCCAAAATGAACTCAAGACAATCAGGAGTGTTTTTCTCGCCCAACAAGAAGCCATCAGGCAGTTCCGAGAGCTGGCGCCCATGTTTTCCAGCTGTTCGACATCAGCTGAGACAAACcagccaaagaagaagaaggctatGAGAAAACCTTTACGGGAAAATCAAGTCAAGGATAATGTTAAGCTGATAAAGTCGAACATTGAGGCGGTGGATGAACTGGCTAGGGATGCCGAGAACATACACAGAGAG CTGAATAACCTGCTCGATCTCAAGCAGAAGCTTGCCAACGTCTGGGAGGCCAGATTCGCGCGGATTGGC